The Dehalococcoidales bacterium genome includes the window GTGGTTATCAAGGCGGCGCAGGCGGCGCGGGAAGGCAAAACCCTCGACGAGATACTAAAAATCGTACGCGCCACCCTGCCGCGGGTGGACATGCGCGCCGCTTTCGATACGCTGGAATATTTAAAACGCGGCGGGCGCATCGGCAAGGCGCAGGCTTTACTCGGGTCTCTGCTCAAAGTTAATCCCATCGTGACCATCCGGGACGGGGTGGTGGACCCGGCGGGGCGGGCGCGCTCCAGGGCTAAAGCCCTTGACCACCTTTACGATTTTGCCGCGAGCTATAAAAAGATAGAAGGTCTGGCGGTAGAAGACGCCGCCTGCCCTGATGACGGCGATGCGCTGGCCAAACGCCTGGGCGGTATATTCCCGGAAGAAAAAATCTACCGCTCCCGCACCACCCCGGTTATCGGCGCCCACACCGGCCCCGGCCTGATACTGGTGGCGGTGATGGGGGATAAATAAAGCTCAAATCTAAAAAATCAAATCTCAAAAATACAGGAAAACAATCTCCCTCTCCCTTTCCCCCCTCCCCGCTGTCATTGCGGGGAGCACGTTCTCTTCGCTCAGTGTAAACTCCGTGACGCAGCAATCTCATGGCATTAGTTTATCGTCACTCTGGCCCCGTATCTGAATACGGGGTAAACCCCGGCCGGAATCCGTGATGAATTTCCCAAACACTTTGATATTAAACGTGGCTTCCAGCCTTCGCTGGAATGACGGCGCGTCAGGGCTCCGGGTGCTTTTTATCGCCGTTCCGTCTATAATGTGACCGGATGAACGCCGACTCTTTGCGCAAAGTCCTGGAACTGGAAAAGCAGCGCGGCTGCGCGGATACCGCCGTCTTCGGCGGGCTGGACAAATTCCTGCATAACTGGTCGGCGCAGGCCGCGGCCTCTTTTGCCGCCCCCCGCCGCCTGGCCCGCTTTAATAAACTATTTAAAATCGACTACGCCGTCATGACCCCGGCAAAACGCGGGGCCTGGATTAATGACGTTTTTGCCTTCCTCGATGAAAAGGAGTCGGACCCGGCGCCCGCGGCAGCTAAAAAGGCCGCCGCTCCCCCTAAAAAAAAGGCCCCTCCTCCCGCCGCCCCGCCCGCTCATGCCGCCGCCCTGGACGCGCCGGTAACCGTGGTCAGGGGCATGGGCCCGGCCCTGGCCGCCAAATTCGGCAAGCTGGGCGTGAAAACGGTGCGCGACCTGCTCTATTACTTTCCCCACCGCCACCTGGACTACTCCAGGCTCAAGCAAATTTCTCAATTAGTGGAGGGGGAGGAGCAGACCATCATCGCTAATGTCTGGCAGGCGCAGGAGACGCGGCCCGGCGGCCGGCGCAGCACGGAGGCCATCGTCGGTGACGAGACGGGCAACCTGCGGGTGGTCTGGTTCAACCAGCCCTACCTGGCCAAGACGCTCTCCACCAACGCGCGCGTCATCCTTTCCGGCAAGGTCAGCCTGTTCAAGGGGCGTCACGTTTTCATGTCGCCGGAATGGGAGCTGGTGGAGGGGCAGGAATCAGTCCACACCGGGCGGCTGGTGCCGGTCTATCCCC containing:
- a CDS encoding DegV family protein, which gives rise to MPVRIVTDSVADIPAAVIAELGISVIPVLLRFGEQIYRDGIDITTDQFYEKLVSTKVMPTTSVPSMDMYARTYARLAEETDEILVIMLSSKLSGLYNAAVQSAGLLESDCRIEVVDSGTAVMSQGFVVIKAAQAAREGKTLDEILKIVRATLPRVDMRAAFDTLEYLKRGGRIGKAQALLGSLLKVNPIVTIRDGVVDPAGRARSRAKALDHLYDFAASYKKIEGLAVEDAACPDDGDALAKRLGGIFPEEKIYRSRTTPVIGAHTGPGLILVAVMGDK